One Kiritimatiellia bacterium DNA window includes the following coding sequences:
- the pal gene encoding peptidoglycan-associated lipoprotein Pal, with protein sequence MKTWLKVGMLLTLAAAVSLTGCKKKPKAGAGAAGGIDDVGGVIGSDVSGEGLGLRPEGLAEIASQFGVVYFDFDSAQINPSERGKIEAVADYLRRNPSVGVIVEGHCDERGSNEYNLALGERRAMAVRAYLVSLGIDAARIQTKSYGEERPVALGHDEASWAQNRRAEFKLFQ encoded by the coding sequence GTGAAAACGTGGTTGAAGGTGGGAATGTTGCTGACCCTGGCCGCGGCCGTGTCGCTGACCGGCTGCAAGAAGAAGCCGAAGGCCGGAGCTGGTGCGGCGGGCGGCATTGATGATGTCGGCGGCGTGATCGGGTCCGACGTGAGCGGGGAAGGGCTCGGGCTTCGGCCGGAGGGCTTGGCGGAAATTGCGAGCCAGTTTGGGGTTGTGTATTTCGATTTCGACAGCGCACAGATCAATCCCAGCGAGCGCGGAAAGATTGAGGCGGTCGCGGATTATTTGCGGCGTAATCCGTCGGTGGGCGTCATTGTCGAGGGGCATTGCGACGAGCGCGGGAGCAACGAATACAACCTGGCGCTCGGAGAGCGCCGCGCGATGGCGGTCCGGGCTTATTTGGTGAGCCTGGGCATCGATGCCGCGCGGATTCAGACGAAGAGTTATGGAGAGGAACGGCCGGTGGCACTCGGCCATGACGAAGCGTCTTGGGCGCAGAACCGGCGGGCTGAGTTCAAGCTGTTCCAGTAG
- a CDS encoding twin-arginine translocase TatA/TatE family subunit, with protein MECMVAYAFFGGSAGGGEVLLILVVALILFGSKNLPEIARTIGRTLEQIRRTANEVRDEVMKAGLDEPPAGTGPEDRPRSLPQPRPPAEDGDERVPR; from the coding sequence ATGGAGTGCATGGTGGCATATGCGTTCTTCGGCGGATCGGCGGGCGGCGGTGAAGTTCTGCTGATCCTTGTCGTCGCGCTGATCCTGTTTGGGTCCAAAAACCTGCCCGAGATCGCGCGGACGATCGGGCGAACCCTTGAGCAGATTCGGCGCACGGCCAACGAGGTGCGCGACGAGGTGATGAAGGCCGGCTTGGACGAGCCGCCGGCCGGAACGGGTCCAGAAGACCGACCGAGGTCGCTCCCTCAGCCGAGGCCACCTGCGGAGGATGGCGATGAGCGGGTCCCCCGCTGA
- the tatC gene encoding twin-arginine translocase subunit TatC: MSGSPADPGDERKPFLEHLEDLRVVLIRCALAIAGGMAIALIYTPSILAILKRPLEGLVENPDVFLRSIEVAGAFTATLRIAFWSGLVLASPVLVLIVGAYLVPALTPAERRALGGVGILSVLLFVAGVGMGYAFTLPFALRAMFGLHGWLGIAAEWTLTSYVTFATQLLIAFGLAFELPVVLLVLGRLGLISSSTLRRFRRHAIVAILTIAMILTPPDIFSQILMGVPLILLYEVCIWVIWGWERAGRRGERAG, translated from the coding sequence ATGAGCGGGTCCCCCGCTGACCCAGGCGACGAGCGCAAGCCGTTTCTGGAACACCTCGAGGATCTGCGAGTGGTCCTCATTCGCTGCGCGTTGGCGATTGCGGGTGGGATGGCTATCGCGCTCATTTACACGCCTTCGATCCTCGCGATCCTGAAACGGCCCTTGGAAGGGCTTGTTGAAAACCCGGATGTGTTTCTGCGCTCGATTGAAGTCGCGGGCGCGTTCACGGCGACGTTGAGGATCGCATTTTGGAGCGGGCTGGTTCTGGCGTCGCCCGTCCTGGTTTTGATCGTGGGCGCATATCTTGTCCCCGCTCTCACGCCAGCGGAGCGGCGCGCCCTCGGCGGGGTGGGGATTTTGAGCGTGCTGCTATTCGTCGCGGGGGTTGGGATGGGGTATGCCTTCACACTTCCGTTCGCGTTGCGCGCGATGTTCGGGCTCCACGGCTGGCTCGGGATCGCGGCGGAGTGGACCCTCACGAGTTATGTGACCTTTGCCACGCAACTCCTCATCGCGTTTGGGTTGGCCTTTGAGTTGCCGGTCGTGTTGCTGGTGCTGGGCCGTCTGGGGTTGATCAGCTCGTCGACCTTGCGGCGATTTCGCCGCCATGCGATCGTGGCGATCCTAACGATTGCGATGATCTTGACGCCGCCGGATATCTTTTCGCAGATCCTGATGGGCGTGCCGCTGATCCTGCTCTATGAAGTGTGCATATGGGTGATTTGGGGGTGGGAACGGGCGGGGCGCCGCGGCGAGCGCGCCGGCTGA
- a CDS encoding DUF2784 domain-containing protein, with protein sequence MSDELSADILLVLHAMIPLFILGGIGVVALGAFRRWRWIRNPWFRSIHAGLMGIVLLQALLGRLCPLTVWEHELRVRAGQVEPGAPKAFIPYWTERLLYHDLPQSWFVVAYAITAALIVGLWFAVPPRPFKGRKDQISESSQLAK encoded by the coding sequence GTGAGCGATGAGCTGTCAGCGGATATCTTGCTGGTGCTCCACGCGATGATTCCACTCTTCATCCTCGGCGGGATTGGCGTGGTCGCCCTCGGCGCGTTCCGCCGATGGCGCTGGATTCGAAATCCGTGGTTCCGCTCCATCCACGCGGGGTTGATGGGCATTGTGCTGCTGCAGGCGTTACTGGGACGACTCTGCCCCCTTACCGTGTGGGAACACGAGCTTCGCGTTCGCGCGGGCCAGGTGGAGCCAGGCGCCCCAAAAGCCTTCATCCCCTATTGGACGGAACGCCTTCTCTACCATGACCTACCTCAAAGCTGGTTCGTCGTGGCCTATGCGATAACGGCCGCGCTGATTGTTGGGTTGTGGTTTGCCGTTCCTCCCCGCCCCTTCAAAGGACGAAAAGACCAGATTTCGGAATCCTCTCAATTGGCAAAGTAA
- a CDS encoding DUF2237 domain-containing protein, with translation MPESRHQKNVLGSELKPCCFNPLTGFFRDGFCRTCEEDVGLHAVCAKMTAEFLAFSKSVGNDLSTPRPEWRFPGLKPGDRWCVCAARWKEAWEAGVAPPVILEATAIDALKVIPRSVLEEHAEMGDGGDS, from the coding sequence GTGCCCGAGTCGCGTCACCAGAAAAATGTGCTGGGGTCAGAGCTGAAGCCCTGCTGCTTCAATCCGCTGACCGGTTTTTTTCGAGACGGATTCTGCCGCACCTGCGAAGAGGACGTCGGTCTGCACGCCGTCTGCGCGAAAATGACAGCCGAATTCCTCGCATTCTCGAAATCGGTGGGGAATGACCTAAGCACGCCGCGTCCTGAATGGCGATTTCCAGGGCTGAAGCCGGGAGACCGGTGGTGCGTTTGCGCGGCGCGATGGAAGGAGGCGTGGGAGGCGGGAGTGGCCCCGCCGGTCATTCTCGAGGCGACAGCGATCGATGCGCTCAAGGTTATACCCCGATCGGTTTTGGAAGAGCACGCCGAGATGGGTGACGGCGGGGATTCATGA